The Helianthus annuus cultivar XRQ/B chromosome 16, HanXRQr2.0-SUNRISE, whole genome shotgun sequence genome includes a window with the following:
- the LOC110920007 gene encoding extensin-like, whose protein sequence is MNPPPPPPTTGEPTPPFILSSTQPSPNTTTPASTPEINPTNTTLPENTRSEYSFSYNPTSSAVPAYSTFFPTSGQPSSSQIQPPNLYQTGPSIIHSTPFQPRVQSQHTSGVRQDGFDDEFEDDFVGYDEEGYMYGGDGDQGEYAYVQSQNQRMSSVGGIPYNDQGRTFEVRTNSLQSLPKYKGLVTEEPYFHLEAYDSICNTIGGQGFSAGDVKLVIMPPRFLRGRGKGPVSGHDHEAGPSHRRTPSITMSTSPQEPWRLYVEPGRRSVSLSSSPSYQHSFGPHSEDEPNNQPPAFIPLQRSNSHHSFGDPTPVFQSRFNPANLLPEPVGFNPLGPEDHFSGDNNMDEDTDPMEPATGTPNHPIEISDGSSFHGSPYRGPDSYEERFRNIDWYFTPSEHSHHQQQQDPSVGQHTPQPSSGSHYPPLQEEEDPYNGGPSSPIPDVNSVPVVPPLGFDNPIPAYAGSAAYNPFEHPAHTHYNYNYGYAEVDPYQVARDYNALHPEGPYGGPWTTGYPTYGYQHQPPPPPVYQPPQPQIQQEVLERLSQVEQEVREDRRERQGFFKGLSDLLKGKSKRRGH, encoded by the exons ATGaatccaccaccacctccacccactacgggtgaacctACACCACCCTTTATACTATCTTCAACACAACCATCACCAAATACTACCACTCCTGCATCCACACCAGAAATCAATCCAACCAACACTACCTTACCTGAGAACACACGGTCTGAATACTCCTTCAGTTACAACCCTACATCATCCGCCGTTCCAGCTTATTCAACATTTTTCCCAACATCCGGCCAACCATCATCATCACAAATACAACCACCTAACCTATACCAAACCGGTCCATCCATTATCCATTCTACTCCATTCCAACCAAGAGTGCAATCTCAACATACTTCGGGAGTAAGACAAGATGGGTTCGATGATGAGTTTGAGGATGACTTTGTGGGTTATGATGAAGAAGGATACAtgtatgggggtgatggagatcaAGGGGAGTATGCCTATgttcaaagtcaaaatcaaaggATGTCAAGTGTTGGTGGGATTCCTTACAATGACCAAGGGAGGACGTTCGAAGTTCGAACCAATTCGTTACAAAGTTTGCCAAAATATAAGGGTCTAGtaacggaggagccttattttcatttagaggcttatgaTTCGATTTGCAACACTATTGGGGGACAAGGATTTTCGGCCGGCGATGTCAAATTG GTCATCATGCCACCCAGATTTCTTCGCGGTAGAGGCAAAGGACCCGTGTCAGGacatgatcacgaggccgggccgTCGCATCGACGTACTCCTTCCATCACCATGAGCACCAGCCCGCaagagccatggaggctctatgTCGAACCAGGAAGGCGATCAGTATCCCTTAGCTCCTCTCCTTCGTACCAACACTCATTTGGGCCCCATTCTGAAGACGAGCCCAACAACCAGCCGCCAGCTTTCATACCTCTTCAGAGATCCAATTCTCACCATTCTTTTGGCGACCCAACACCCGTTTTCCAAAGCCGATTTAACCCGGCTAACCTTTTgccagaacccgtgggttttaacccacttgggccggaagaccacttctccgGGGATAAcaatatggacgaggatactgacccTATGGAGCCTGCTACGGGGACGcccaaccacccgatagagatATCTGACGGATCGTCTTTCCACGGATCGCCTTATCGTGGtccagacagctacgaggagaggttccgaAACATTGACTGGTACTTCACCCCGTCTGAACACTCGCATcatcagcagcaacaggatccttcggtGGGTCAACA TACTCCCCagccatcaagtggcagccattatccgccacttcaggaggaagaggaCCCATATAATGGTGGTCCGTCAAGCCCTATACCAGATGTTAACTCAGTACCTGTGGTACCACCTTTGGGTTTCGATAACCCGATTCCTGCGTATGCTGGGTCAGCAGCATACAACCCATTCGAGCATCCGGCGCAcacccactacaactacaactacggTTATGCGGAGGTAGATCCGTATCAAGTAGCTCGGGACTACAATGCCCTTCATCCTGAAGGACCATATGGAGGGCCATGGACTACTGGTTACCCGACTTATGGATACCAGCATCAGCCACCTCCTCCACCAGTGTATCAGCCGCCACAGCCACAGATTCAGCAGGAAGTCCTTGAGAGGCTGAGCCAAGTCGAACAAGAGGTTCGTGAAGACCGCAGAGAGCGGCAAGGTTTCTTCAAAGGGCTATCAGATTTGCTTAAGGGGAAGTCGAAGAGGAGGGGTCATTGA
- the LOC110920006 gene encoding uncharacterized protein LOC110920006 — MTKKTSFPHVRAWQIVNDHPKWKVAPNEVASVKRATKRSKTSESGSYSVGGSTGRCQININDEPEYDEEPIGEKERPPRRDKSKKIAAEKRKQAASGSGGGSKLEGIMTELKAFNQTFTETQTEKVKVKKRQAEEKQRRQEEAQQLEEWKIMTTDLSAYPPEDCPILQMMKEKIRKKWSGGV; from the coding sequence atgacaaaaaaaactTCTTTCCCACATGTCCGTGCTTGGCAAATTGTAAACGATCATCCAAAATGGAAGGTAGCTCCAAATGAGGTTGCAAGCGTGAAACGAGCAACCAAACGGTCTAAAACTTCCGAGTCAGGAAGTTATAGCGTTGGAGGCTCAACCGGTCGTTGCCAAATAAATATCAATGACGAGCCCGAGTATGACGAGGAGCCGATTGGAGAGAAAGAACGTCCCCCAAGAAGGGACAAAAGTAAAAAGATAGCGGCTGAAAAAAGGAAACAAGCCGCATCAGGAAGTGGTGGTGGTTCGAAGTTGGAAGGTATTATGACCGAGTTGAAAGCATTCAACCAAACCTTTACCGAGACGCAAACCGAGAAGGTAAAGGTGAAGAAACGACAAGCCGAGGAGAAGCAAAGGAGGCAAGAAGAAGCGCAACAGTTGGAGGAATGGAAAATAATGACCACCGACCTTAGCGCATATCCACCGGAAGACTGTCCCATTTTACAAATGATGAAGGAAAAAATTAGGAAAAAATGGAGTGGGGGAGTATag